Proteins found in one Bicyclus anynana chromosome 24, ilBicAnyn1.1, whole genome shotgun sequence genomic segment:
- the LOC112045076 gene encoding uncharacterized protein LOC112045076, translating into MTKSYRTVSLNAAMALAGILPLDLRIREAASLYEAKRGVSERLLGDREMDGRMPYPAGRLCLRFTSLVDRDDLERNNAQGVRIFTDGSKIDGKVGASISIWNREAETKAVKLKLSAHCSVYQAELLALDRAVSLATKRPEASIGIYTDSRSSLESVVGRNSFHPLVSNIRDNLRVCHTQNKKLSLFWVKAHAGLEGNERADELAREAALGLKKKPDYDRCPVSFVKRLLREESLDEWDRRYKSEETAGTTKVFLPDVRFAHKVVKTIDLNAVLTQVLTGHGGFAEYLHRFKRKEDPGCVCDGGLSESILHLLMDCPQHDATREDLQQELRVKLCRGSLPSILGGASGREALLKFASRVARVAIARNRAVDTDV; encoded by the coding sequence ATGACCAAGTCGTACCGTACCGTCTCTCTGAACGCCGCCATGGCACTCGCTGGGATACTCCCCTTGGATCTCCGAATACGTGAGGCCGCGTCCTTGTACGAGGCCAAAAGGGGAGTGTCGGAGCGATTGCTTGGCGACAGAGAGATGGATGGGAGAATGCCGTATCCGGCCGGAAGGCTCTGCCTGCGGTTTACCAGCCTGGTTGACCGAGACGACCTTGAGCGTAATAACGCTCAAGGAGTGCGCATCTTCACTGATGGCAGTAAAATTGACGGCAAGGTTGGGGCCTCGATCTCCATATGGAATCGCGAGGCCGAAACCAAAGCCGTCAAGCTAAAGTTGAGTGCGCACTGCTCGGTCTATCAGGCTGAGCTTCTTGCCCTGGACAGAGCTGTATCTCTCGCGACGAAACGCCCGGAAGCCTCCATCGGCATATACACCGACTCGAGATCTTCGCTCGAGTCGGTGGTCGGGCGTAATTCCTTCCATCCCCTCGTGAGTAACATCCGCGACAACTTGAGAGTTTGTCACACCCAGAACAAGAAACTTTCCCTGTTCTGGGTGAAAGCTCACGCGGGGCTGGAAGGAAACGAAAGAGCTGATGAGCTCGCGAGAGAGGCGGCTCTGGGGTTGAAGAAGAAACCGGACTATGACCGATGCCCGGTGTCATTCGTCAAGCGACTACTCCGTGAGGAGTCGCTGGACGAATGGGACCGGAGATATAAGTCCGAAGAAACCGCGGGCACAACAAAAGTTTTTCTGCCGGATGTACGCTTTGCCCACAAAGTGGTCAAAACCATCGACCTAAATGCGGTGCTCACCCAGGTGCTGACTGGTCATGGAGGTTTCGCGGAGTACCTGCATAGGTTCAAGCGCAAAGAGGATCCGGGGTGCGTGTGTGATGGCGGCCTATCAGAATCGATTCTGCATCTTCTGATGGACTGCCCTCAGCACGACGCGACCCGCGAGGACCTGCAACAGGAGTTGCGCGTGAAGCTGTGCAGGGGCTCCTTGCCCTCCATTCTGGGCGGGGCCTCTGGTCGAGAGGCGTTGCTCAAGTTCGCTAGCAGAGTAGCACGGGTTGCTATTGCCAGGAACAGAGCAGTGGATACAGACGTATAG